The following is a genomic window from Pseudomonas promysalinigenes.
TGGTAAGGGTCGAGGGCGCCTTCATGCGCAGAATGTCATCCTCACCGCGCAAGGTGTCGCACGCCCGTTCCAGAGCGGCGAAACCTTCACGTACACCGGGCAGCAGCATGCGCGCCGCTTCGGTCAGTTGCAGATTACGGCCACTGCGCACGAACAGCTTGCAGCCGAAGTGATGTTCGAGGGTGTGGATATGCCGGCTGACTGCACTTTGGGTGATCGACAGCTCTTCACCTGCGCGGGTGAACGAGTTCAAACGCGCAGCCGCTTCGAATGCGCGCAGTGCATACAGCGCTGGTAGCTGGCGAGACATGGCACACCTGTAATCATTGGGTGGAAAACCATTGCCAAGCCATCATATATGGATGAGTTCAACTCATGCCAACCATCGCTTTTATCCTTTTGTGCAAAGTTGACCAAAGCCTCAGAATCGTCCCTCGCTCACAGGATCAAACACAAGGACCACACCCATGCACGTCGCGCCCACCCAAGAACTCAAGGCTCTACTGCGCCTGGCTGGGCCGTTGATCGCCTCGCAGTTGGCGCACATGCTGATGGTGCTCACCGACACCCTGATGATGGCCCGTATCAGCCCGCAAGCTTTGGCCGGAGGCGGCCTGGGCGCGGCCAGCTATTCGTTCGTGTCGATCTTCTGCCTGGGTGTGATTGCCGCAGTCGGCACCTTGGTAGCAATCCGCAAGGGCGCCAACGACATCGAGGGCGCAACCCGCTTGGCACAGAACGGCCTATGGCTGGCCTGGGGGCTGGCGCTGCTGGCAGCACTGGTGTTGTGGAACCTCAAACCTGTGCTGTTGCTGTTCGGTCAGCAGCCGGAAAACGTCGACTCGGCCGCCGAATTCCTCACCCTGCTGCCCTTGGCGCTGCCCGGCTACCTGACCTTCATGGCCCTACGAGGTTTCACCAGTGCACTGGGCCACTCGACGCCAGTCATGGTCATCAGCCTGGTCGGTACATTACTCAACTACCTGTTCAACGTTGCCCTGATCGAAGGCATGTTCGGCCTGCCGAAGCTGGGCCTGATGGGCATCGGCTTGGTCACCTCGGTGGTGTCGATGGGCATGGCTATCGCATTGGCGTTGTACATCCGCTGGCACCGCGCCTATACCGATTACCCACTGCGCAAAGGGCTATCGCGGCCTTCGCTGCCGGCCCTGCGTGAACTCTGGCGGCTGGGCCTGCCCATTGGCGGCACTTACATGGTGGAAGTTGGCTTGTTCGCCTTCGCCGCATTGTGCATGGGCGTGCTGGGCAGCACGCAACTGGCAGCGCATCAGATCGCTTTGCAGATCGTCTCGACCGCTTTCATGGTGCCGACCGGCCTCTCGTATGCGGTGACCATGCGGGTGGGTTTGTACTACGGCGCCGGCAACCTGCTGGCGGCACGCAGTGCCGGGCGCGTGGGCATCGGCTTCGGGGCGATGATCATGTTCGGCTTCGCGGCGTTGTTCCTGCTGCTGCCGGACGCGCTAGTGGGATTGTTCATCGACCGTGATGATCCAGGCTTCACCGCGATCTACCAGCTGGCCGTGCAGCTGCTGATGGTGGCTGCGTGGTTTGAACTGTTCGATGGTATGCAGAGCATCGCCATGGGCTCGATCCGCGGCTTGAAGGATGCCAAGACCACATTCCTGATCGGTTTATGCTGCTATTGGCTGATAGGCGCGCCCAGCGCCTGGTTGTTCACCTTCACCCTGGGCGGTGGGGCTGTAGGAGTATGGTGGGGGCTGGCGTTGGGGCTGGCCTGCGCCGCGGTGGCGCTGACCTTTGGTTTCGAGTGGCGGATGAAACGCTTGCTGGGCAGGGCGGGGGTTGGGGCTGCCTCGCCGGTCTGACTGAAGGGCTCTTACCAGGTAAACCCGCTCCTGCAGCGCTCGCATGAGACTGCGGGGCGGGCTCACCCGCCAAGGGGCCTAAAGCGCGGCAGCCATGGGGCTATTGGGCGCCTGCAGCAGATAGTCGATCAATTCCTCTACCGGCAAAGGCCTACTGACCAGGAACCCTTGCACCTGGTCACAACCGAACTGGCGTAGCAAAGCCATCTGCTCCGGGCTTTCCACACCTTCGGCTACCACTTCCAGGTTCAGGTTGTGCGCCAGGTTGATCATGGCATGCACCAATTTTCGGTTCTCTTCGCGCAACTCCATTTCGGCGACGAAGCTGCGGTCGACCTTGAGCAGGGTGATCGGCAAGCTGTTCAGGTGCACGAAGGACGAGAAGCCGGTGCCAAAGTCGTCCAGCGAAAAACGCACCCCCAAACGCCCCAATGCGTCCATGGTCTGGCGCACCAGCTCGTTGCGGCGCATCACGGCTGTTTCGGTGAGTTCGAACTCGAGCCAGCGGGCATCGATCCCATGTTCGACGATCAGCCTGCTTAGCGTGGCCAGCAACTGGCTGTCCTGGAACTGGCGGAAACTCAGGTTCACCGCCATGTGCAAAGGTTGCAGCCCGCGCTCGTGCAAGGCCTGCATATCGCGCAGGGCTCGAGAAATTACCCAATACCCCAGCGGCACGATCAGCCCACTCTGCTCGGCCAACGGTACGAATTCGCTGGGCGGCAGCAGGCCACGCTCGGCGTGGCGCCAGCGCACCAGTGCTTCGAGGCCGACGATGCGCCCATCGGCAAGGTTCAGCCGTGGCTGGTAGTGCAGTTCCAGTTCATCGCGGCGCAGTGCCCGGCGCAGCTCGCTTTCCAGGTCCGCCAGGCTGCGGGCATTGCGATTGATCCGTTCGTTGAACACATGGAACGTGCAGCCCTGGCTGCCTTTGGCCTGGCGCATGGCGATGTGCGCATGCCACATCAGCGGGTCTGCCCCGCCCTGGGCTCGGGCGTGGGCCAGGCCAAGGCTGCAGCCCAGCAGCAGGCTTTCACCGTCGATCCAGTAGGGCTCGGCCAACGCCTCGACGATGCGTTCGGCGATCCATTCGGCACGGTTCGGGTCACGGCGCGTGTCGATCAGCAAGGCGAATTCATCGCTGCCAAGGCGCGCCAACTGGTCACCTGCCTCCAGTTGCTGCTTGAGCCGCGACACCACCTGCAGGATCAGCCGATCACCGCATTGATGGCCGAGCGCATCGTTGACGTGGCGAAAGTTGTCCAGGTCCAGGTGGCCAAGGGCAACGCCACGGCCTTCGTTCTCTGCCAGGCGGGTGGTCAGCAATGCCTGGAAACCCTGGCGGTTGGCGATGCCTGTCAGTGGGTCCTGCTCGGCAAGGCGCTGCAAGGTTGCTACCAGCACGCCGCGCTCGCGCACGTGGCGCAAGGAGCGGCGCAGGGTATCGGCATTGAGTTGGTTTCGTACCAGCCAGTCACTGACGCCCGTAGGTGATGTGTCTGGCTCATGCTCGAGCAACACGATGGTCGGCAGCTCGCAGCGACCGGGTGCCGGCTGTAGGGCCGGCGTGGCCAGCACCACCGCATGGCGGTCATGGCTGAACAAGGTGTCGACCGCCGCCCAGTTCGGCGCGGTCAGCAACACAGCGCTGCCTTCGAGCGGCAGCAAGCATTTGCGTAGCAAGGCGGCCCATTCCGGCTCATCGGCCAGCAACAGCAAACGCAAAGGTTCGACAGGCGTGGACAAGCAGGCTCCTTAAAACTCTAAAGGCGTAGCGTTGAATACCGGATATGCTACTGCATAAATGAAAATGATTTTCACTTTTAGCATATCCTTTGCCGGCAGTGCCTCCCGTCGCATTTTGACGTGCATCCTGCGCCAAACGGGGCAAACCGGCAA
Proteins encoded in this region:
- a CDS encoding NorM family multidrug efflux MATE transporter, with translation MHVAPTQELKALLRLAGPLIASQLAHMLMVLTDTLMMARISPQALAGGGLGAASYSFVSIFCLGVIAAVGTLVAIRKGANDIEGATRLAQNGLWLAWGLALLAALVLWNLKPVLLLFGQQPENVDSAAEFLTLLPLALPGYLTFMALRGFTSALGHSTPVMVISLVGTLLNYLFNVALIEGMFGLPKLGLMGIGLVTSVVSMGMAIALALYIRWHRAYTDYPLRKGLSRPSLPALRELWRLGLPIGGTYMVEVGLFAFAALCMGVLGSTQLAAHQIALQIVSTAFMVPTGLSYAVTMRVGLYYGAGNLLAARSAGRVGIGFGAMIMFGFAALFLLLPDALVGLFIDRDDPGFTAIYQLAVQLLMVAAWFELFDGMQSIAMGSIRGLKDAKTTFLIGLCCYWLIGAPSAWLFTFTLGGGAVGVWWGLALGLACAAVALTFGFEWRMKRLLGRAGVGAASPV
- a CDS encoding putative bifunctional diguanylate cyclase/phosphodiesterase, coding for MSTPVEPLRLLLLADEPEWAALLRKCLLPLEGSAVLLTAPNWAAVDTLFSHDRHAVVLATPALQPAPGRCELPTIVLLEHEPDTSPTGVSDWLVRNQLNADTLRRSLRHVRERGVLVATLQRLAEQDPLTGIANRQGFQALLTTRLAENEGRGVALGHLDLDNFRHVNDALGHQCGDRLILQVVSRLKQQLEAGDQLARLGSDEFALLIDTRRDPNRAEWIAERIVEALAEPYWIDGESLLLGCSLGLAHARAQGGADPLMWHAHIAMRQAKGSQGCTFHVFNERINRNARSLADLESELRRALRRDELELHYQPRLNLADGRIVGLEALVRWRHAERGLLPPSEFVPLAEQSGLIVPLGYWVISRALRDMQALHERGLQPLHMAVNLSFRQFQDSQLLATLSRLIVEHGIDARWLEFELTETAVMRRNELVRQTMDALGRLGVRFSLDDFGTGFSSFVHLNSLPITLLKVDRSFVAEMELREENRKLVHAMINLAHNLNLEVVAEGVESPEQMALLRQFGCDQVQGFLVSRPLPVEELIDYLLQAPNSPMAAAL